A window of Saccharomyces eubayanus strain FM1318 chromosome XII, whole genome shotgun sequence contains these coding sequences:
- the PSR1 gene encoding phosphatase: MGFISSILCCSSETAQSNSGSAYRHQQSSSLNKNRNVKHSNTKSRARAVQKTNSPPSKTNSAATLSSTERSTGKSGISTNDNEKKKPVSPTVAATTVTSNNTTKKVDRKISKEDLHEEKYEVDEDEEVLDEDKRRSRGALRDKGSVVKEVPKQQKQHKQQKQQQQESIVRVSPDHLIQDIDLSRVSSSPQASVTSNDADDDEDDDEDDEDEEYIDLTLLQQDQYHAPGFNTLLPPQDESTKDKKCLILDLDETLVHSSFKYLRSADFVLPVEIDDQIHNVYVIKRPGVEEFLERVGKIFEVVVFTASVSRYGDPLLDILDTDKVIHHRLFREACYNYEGNYIKNLSQIGRPLSEIIILDNSPASYIFHPQHAIPISSWFSDTHDNELLDIIPLLEDLSVKTSLDVGKILDVTI, translated from the coding sequence ATGGGCTTTATATCGTCGATATTGTGCTGTTCTTCCGAGACGGCTCAATCCAACTCCGGTTCTGCTTATCGCCACCAACAATCCAGCTCCCTcaataaaaacagaaacGTCAAGCACTCCAACACGAAAAGTCGAGCACGTGCCGTGCAGAAGACAAACTCTCCGCCCTCCAAGACTAATTCGGCCGCCACTTTGAGCTCTACAGAAAGATCCACGGGTAAATCTGGGATAAGTACGAACGAtaatgagaaaaagaaaccagTGTCGCCGACTGTAGCTGCTACCACCGTCACTAGTAATAATACTACAAAGAAAGTCGACAGAAAAATCAGCAAAGAAGACCTACACGAGGAAAAATACGAAGTtgatgaggatgaagaGGTTCTCGATGAAGATAAACGTCGCAGCCGCGGCGCCCTACGTGATAAGGGATCCGTCGTGAAAGAAGTGCCCAAGCAGCAGAAACAGCACaagcaacaaaaacagcagcaacaagAGTCCATCGTACGAGTATCGCCTGACCATCTTATCCAAGATATTGATTTGAGTAGAGTAAGCAGTAGTCCCCAGGCTAGTGTGACTTCCAACGATgctgatgatgacgaagatgacgacgaagacgacgaagacgaagagtATATCGATCTAACGCTCTTGCAACAAGACCAGTACCATGCACCGGGCTTCAATACCCTGCTCCCCCCACAAGATGAAAGTACAAAGGATAAGAAATGTTTAATACTGGATCTTGATGAGACTCTAGTACATTcgtctttcaaatatttgcGATCTGCTGATTTCGTCCTACCCGTGGAGATAGATGACCAGATTCATAACGTCTATGTCATAAAAAGACCGGGCGTAGAGGAGTTCTTGGAAAGAGTTGGGAAGATATTCGAAGTCGTGGTCTTTACTGCAAGTGTCTCGAGGTACGGTGACCCGCTACTCGATATACTGGACACGGATAAAGTCATCCACCACAGATTATTCAGAGAGGCTTGCTATAACTATGAAGGCAACTATATCAAGAATTTGTCCCAAATCGGAAGACCGTTATCGGAGATCATCATCCTTGATAACTCCCCAGCTTCTTACATCTTCCACCCTCAACATGCAATACCAATATCGTCCTGGTTTTCAGATACCCATGATAACGAACTATTAGATATTATTCCTCTTTTAGAAGACCTTTCAGTGAAAACTTCATTAGACGTAGGCAAAATTCTGGATGTAACAATATAG
- the PUF3 gene encoding mRNA-binding protein PUF3, with product MEMDMDMDMELASIVSSLSALSNGNNNGGQAAAVVGGAAAGSQQIGGFRRSSFTTSNDIDSDILLLHGSSESSPIFKKTALSVGTAPPFSTNSKKFFGNNSNYYQYRSNDTASLSSASYNNYQANNGTGNLGKNNKVNHLLGQYSASIAGPVYYNGNGHDNSNVGGGGFFEKFGKSLIDGTRELESQDKPEHAANQPQFITKTVSNASLDTQTTFEQSVQSESNTNTNKVNTNTTNSGSLYHSSSNSDSSASLESDQNAHYPQRNIWNVANTPVFRPSNNAAVVAPNQQDGLANNNFPSYFPPNQFHQGPHYQNFPNYLIGSPSNFISQMISAQPPASEDTGDFDGKKKKKSNRPSSSSTPSSPPNTTPFPYAYPNQMMFMPPPPPSAPQQQQQQQEQQDQQENPYIYYHSPVPVPSNAPTKDEKNFKKRNNKNHTANTANNNGNTNKQANPYLENFATNKNSSKKNASFKSNEPMANNHKSQSHSHSQTPPQQPQQPTYHRSPLLEQLRNSSSDKNSNSNLSLKDIYGHSLEFCKDQHGSRFIQRELATSPASEKEVIFNDIRGDAIELSNDVFGNYVIQKFFEFGTKIQKDALVEQFKGHMKQLSLQMYACRVIQKALEFIDSQQRIQLVLELSDSVLQMIKDQNGNHVIQKAIETIPLKKLPFVLDSLTGHIYHLSTHSYGCRVIQRLLEFGSSEDQCNILNELKDFIPYLIQDQYGNYVIQYILQQNQFTNKEMVDVKQEIVETVADNVVEYSKHKFASNVVEKSILYGSKDQKKLIMSKILPKDKNHALNLEDDSPMILMIKDQFANYVIQKLVNVSEGEGKKLIVVAIRAYLDKLNKSNSLGNRHLASVEKLAALVENAEV from the coding sequence ATGGAAATGGACATGGACATGGATATGGAACTTGCTTCCATTGTGTCGTCTTTAAGCGCCCTATCCAACGGGAATAACAACGGCGGCCAAGCCGCCGCTGTTGTGGGTGGCGCTGCTGCCGGCTCTCAGCAGATCGGCGGCTTCAGAAGATCGAGCTTTACCACATCGAATGATATCGACTCGGACATCCTGTTGCTACACGGCTCCAGCGAATCTTCGCCGATCTTCAAGAAAACGGCCCTGTCTGTCGGAACCGCTCCACCATTCTCCACGAACTCTAAAAAGTTCTTTGGCAATAACAGCAACTATTACCAGTACAGATCAAACGATACTGCCTCCCTATCGTCTGCGTCCTACAACAACTACCAGGCGAACAACGGCACGGGTAACCTAGGCAAGAATAACAAGGTTAACCATCTCTTGGGGCAGTATTCCGCCTCCATTGCGGGGCCAGTCTACTACAACGGCAATGGCCACGATAACAGCAATGTAGGTGGAGGAGGATTTTTTGAGAAGTTTGGGAAGTCCCTGATTGACGGTACAAGAGAACTGGAATCTCAAGATAAGCCTGAACATGCCGCCAACCAGCCCCAGTTCATAACGAAAACCGTGTCCAACGCGAGCTTGGACACCCAGACCACCTTCGAGCAATCTGTCCAGTCTGAGTCGAAtaccaacaccaacaaaGTGAACACTAACACTACGAACAGCGGATCATTATACCATTCCAGCTCGAATTCTGACTCTTCCGCCTCTTTGGAGTCTGACCAGAATGCCCACTATCCTCAAAGAAACATCTGGAATGTTGCCAATACTCCAGTATTCAGACCGAGTAACAACGCTGCTGTGGTGGCTCCCAACCAACAAGACGGTCTTGCAAATAACAATTTCCCATCTTACTTCCCACCAAACCAGTTTCATCAGGGCCCTCACTACCAGAACTTCCCCAATTATTTGATCGGTTCGCCCTCAAACTTCATCTCTCAAATGATTTCTGCACAACCGCCCGCCAGTGAGGACACCGGGGACTTTGATggtaaaaagaagaaaaaatcgaacagaccttcttcttcctccacACCTTCGTCTCCGCCAAACACTACCCCCTTCCCATACGCCTACCCAAACCAAATGATGTTTAtgccaccaccaccaccatcGGCCCctcaacagcaacagcaacaacaagagCAACAGGATCAACAGGAAAATCcctatatatattatcaCTCTCCCGTACCTGTGCCTTCCAATGCGCCCACCAAGGACGAaaagaatttcaagaaaagaaacaacaagaaccaTACCGCAAATACTGCTAACAACAATGGTaacacaaacaaacaagCCAACCCTTatttagaaaattttgCCACCAACAAGAACTCGTCCAAAAAGAACGcatctttcaaatccaaCGAGCCAATGGCCAATAACCATAAGTCTCAGTCGCATTCGCACTCCCAAACCCCGCCACAACAGCCACAACAGCCAACTTATCACCGCTCTCCCTTATTAGAGCAACTAAGAAATAGTAGTTCCGATAAAAACTCGAACTCAAATTTGTCATTAAAGGACATCTACGGCCACTCTTTAGAATTCTGCAAAGACCAACATGGTTCACGTTTTATTCAGCGTGAACTGGCCACTTCACCAGCCTCTGAAAAGGAAGTAATATTCAACGATATCCGCGGTGACGCCATTGAACTATCAAACGATGTATTTGGTAACTACGTTAtacaaaaattctttgaattcGGTACcaagattcaaaaagaCGCTTTGGTGGAACAGTTTAAGGGCCATATGAAACAGCTATCTTTACAGATGTACGCATGCCGTGTAATCCAAAAAGCCTTAGAATTCATTGATTCTCAACAAAGAATTCAATTAGTTCTGGAACTCTCTGATTCCGTTTTACAAATGATTAAAGACCAAAACGGTAATCACGTTATTCAAAAGGCCATTGAGACGATCCCCTTAAAGAAACTACCCTTTGTCTTAGATTCTTTGACGGGCCACATTTACCATCTATCCACCCATTCCTATGGGTGTAGAGTGATCCAAAGATTGTTGGAATTTGGTTCAAGTGAAGATCAGTGTAACATCTTGAATGAACTGAAGGATTTCATACCTTACCTGATTCAAGACCAATACGGTAACTACGTTATTCAATACATTTTACAACAAAATCAGTTCACTAATAAAGAAATGGTTGATGTGAAACAGGAAATCGTTGAAACAGTGGCAGACAATGTTGTTGAATACTCTAAGCATAAATTCGCCTCCAACGTAGTGGAGAAGTCCATTCTTTATGGCTCCAAAGatcagaagaaattgataaTGTCCAAGATCTTACCAAAGGATAAAAACCATGCCTTGAACCTGGAAGACGATTCCCCcatgattttgatgatcAAGGATCAATTTGCCAATTAcgttattcaaaaactggTTAACGTTTCTGAAGGTGAAGGTAAAAAATTAATCGTCGTTGCCATTAGAGCCTATTTGGATAAGCTAAACAAATCGAATTCTTTGGGAAATAGACATTTAGCCAGTGTTGAAAAACTCGCAGCATTGGTAGAAAACGCAGAAGTCTAA
- the DRS1 gene encoding putative ATP-dependent RNA helicase, whose translation MMVAGIKKFAGLDFVPTISDSEDDVPVLDSSDDEKVEVKKTAKKTKSKKNKKKATGADGLDEDVHEDLNAGFKFDLDADDTTSNFQGWNFLAEANKDDPEAPVKKDVDLDKIIRRKGGLVKMAHIDTKEEEEEEEEEEEAHDSDDEELAMDGFGMGAPAKNEEEDDSEDEPEEEQEQEEEQEELTMEKGGKNDEAVEEDDSEEAKADFYAPETEANDAKKQMYDNFNSLSLSRPVLKGLASLGYVKPSPIQSATIPIALLGKDIIAGAVTGSGKTAAFMIPIIERLLYKPGKIASTRVIVLLPTRELALQVADVGKQIARFVSGITFGLAVGGLNLRQQEQLLKSRPDIVIATPGRFIDHIRNSASFNVDSVEILVMDEADRMLEEGFQDELNEIMGLLPSNRQNLLFSATMNSKIKSLVSLSLRRPVRIMIDPPKKAATKLTQEFVRIRKRDHLKPALLFNLIRKLDPMGQKRIVVFVARKETAHRLRIIMGLLGMSVGELHGSLTQEQRLDSVNKFKNLEVPVLICTDLASRGLDIPKIEVVVNYDMPKSYEIYLHRVGRTARADREGRSVTLVGESSHDRSIVRAAIKSVEENKSLTQGKALGRNVDWIQIEETNKLVESMSDTVEEILVEEKEEKEILRAEMQLRKGENMLKHKKEIQARPRRTWFQNESDKKNSKLLGALSRNKKVTNSKKRKREEAIADDNGSRSYRKTKNDRVTDQERTFKKQKSANPNKKKGFSKRR comes from the coding sequence ATGATGGTGGCAGGAATTAAGAAATTTGCCGGCTTGGACTTTGTTCCCACAATCAGTGACAGTGAAGACGATGTCCCAGTGCTAGATTCCTCTGATGACGAAAAGGTCGAGGTAAAGAAGACCGCTAAGAAGAccaagagcaagaaaaacaagaagaaggccACCGGTGCGGATGGGCTGGATGAAGACGTCCATGAAGACTTAAACGCAGGGTTCAAGTTCGATTTGGATGCGGACGACACTACTTCGAACTTTCAAGGTTGGAACTTCTTGGCCGAGGCCAACAAGGATGATCCAGAGGCTCCTGTAAAGAAGGACGTGGACTTGGACAAAATAATCAGAAGAAAGGGTGGGCTGGTGAAAATGGCCCATATTGACaccaaggaagaagaagaagaggaggaggaggaagaagaggcGCACGATAGCGACGATGAGGAATTGGCAATGGACGGGTTTGGTATGGGAGCTCCCGCCAAgaatgaagaggaagatgatTCAGAAGACGAaccagaagaagagcaggAACAGGAGGAGGAACAGGAGGAACTTACCATGGAAAAGGGCGGCAAAAATGACGAAGcagttgaagaagacgattCCGAAGAGGCAAAAGCCGATTTTTACGCACCTGAAACTGAGGCGAATGACGCCAAAAAGCAAATGTATGACAACTTCAACAGCCTGTCCCTGTCTCGTCCCGTTCTCAAGGGGCTTGCCAGCTTGGGTTATGTCAAGCCTTCCCCGATTCAAAGCGCCACCATCCCCATCGCCTTGTTGGGTAAAGATATCATTGCCGGTGCGGTGACCGGTTCTGGTAAGACTGCCGCGTTCATGATTCCTATCATTGAGCGTTTGTTATACAAACCGGGCAAGATTGCCTCCACCAGGGTCATCGTTTTGTTGCCTACTCGTGAATTAGCCTTGCAAGTCGCTGATGTCGGTAAACAAATTGCTCGTTTCGTATCCGGCATCACTTTTGGTCTAGCCGTTGGTGGTTTGAACTTGagacaacaagaacaactGCTGAAGTCTCGTCCCGATATCGTTATTGCTACTCCTGGTAGATTTATCGATCATATTAGGAACTCAGCAAGTTTCAACGTGGACTCGGTGGAAATTTTGGTCATGGATGAAGCCGATAGAATGCTAGAAGAAGGTTTCCAAGACGAATTGAACGAAATCATGGGCTTATTGCCAAGCAATAGACAGAATCTATTGTTCTCCGCTACAATGAACTCCAAGATTAAAAGTTTAGTAAGTCTTTCTTTGAGAAGGCCAGTAAGGATCATGATTGATCCTCCAAAAAAAGCCGCTACTAAGTTGACGCAAGAGTTCGTTCGTATTCGTAAGAGAGATCACTTGAAGCCTGCGTTGCTCTTTAATCTGATCAGAAAGCTGGATCCAATGGGCCAAAAGAGGATTGTTGTCTTTGTTGCAAGAAAGGAAACTGCCCATAGGTTAAGAATCATTATGGGTCTTTTGGGTATGAGCGTAGGAGAATTACATGGTTCTTTAACACAAGAACAGCGTTTAGATTCCGtgaacaaattcaaaaatttggaagttCCTGTACTCATCTGTACAGATTTGGCCTCTAGAGGTTTGGATATCCCCAAAATCGAAGTCGTTGTCAATTACGATATGCCCAAGAGTTACGAAATTTACTTACATAGAGTTGGTCGTACTGCCAGAGCTGATAGGGAAGGTCGTTCTGTCACACTTGTGGGCGAATCGTCTCATGATCGTAGCATTGTTCGTGCTGCTATCAAGAGTGtggaagaaaataaatcgCTTACTCAAGGTAAAGCTCTTGGTAGAAACGTGGACTGGATTCAAATCGAAGAGACAAATAAACTCGTGGAATCAATGAGCGATACCGTTGAAGAAATTCtagttgaagaaaaggaggaaaaggaaatcttAAGAGCGGAGATGCAATTGAGAAAGGGTGAAAATATGTTAAAGcacaaaaaggaaattcaGGCAAGACCAAGAAGGACATGGTTCCAAAATGAATcagacaagaaaaattctaaATTGCTAGGAGCTTTATccagaaacaaaaaagtcaCCAACagtaaaaagagaaagcgTGAAGAAGCCATCGCTGATGATAATGGTTCACGTTCCTATAGAAAGACTAAGAATGATCGTGTCACAGACCAAGAaagaactttcaaaaaacagaaaagtGCAAAtccaaacaagaagaaaggctTTTCTAAACGTAGGTAA
- the YEH1 gene encoding sterol esterase, whose product MHTYCLERLCTFFNARGRKSEYLQYIDTFTASHTMGAATVLKRARNLLATFIVCCFMAVVLVLALARHFINEHRDTRSSSTRIKVSEGSKRAMHHDHVFTKTNAYSTPFLDLEHDKKNGIIYDHTRTVIRKKNRDEESLSLHKSLFHKFLKKLIFRFIDQDKDDEQVTQGKFNNSNNEIANHEPIFEKIPVHSDNPLQKLILSEDLALVPDLNYYFNQYNIHIEEFRIETEDGFVIDLWHLVPKYTTVDSEKSSQRKRPPILMLHGLLQSSGSFASNGRKSLAYFLYQSGYDIWLGNNRCGFKPQWNDAKLSTPDSKWNWDLREMVKYDLTLLIDTVLAKTQYEKLTLISHSQGTTQAFMGLVNEDEFFPPGSGTKESFFTSKIANYVALAPAVYPGPLLKEKLFLKLMTKGIDNPWFFGETSFFEIMMIVRNLCIGESLFSFVCYTIFNYLFDWNDTLWDTPLRDRHFLFSPVHVSVKLMQWWLSPDPNKVSFKFGSHNMFPBNVKWFSGASATPNIYLFVPKQDRLVDGERLINHFVNVESSVNYKIWYIDEYAHIDVLWAHDVIERIGKPVLQNLNNYYFNKESNVFESDCSDTEVETELEMVEEKA is encoded by the coding sequence atgcacaCCTATTGTTTAGAAAGATTGTGTACGTTTTTTAATGCACGGGGTCGCAAATCAGAGTATTTACAATATATAGACACATTTACGGCAAGTCACACGATGGGTGCAGCCAcggttttgaaaagggcTAGGAATTTACTAGCGACGTTCATAGTATGCTGCTTTATGGCGGTGGTGCTTGTTCTGGCGCTGGCACGCCATTTCATCAACGAGCACAGGGATACCAGGAGTTCTTCGACGCGGATCAAGGTCAGCGAAGGCAGCAAAAGGGCCATGCACCATGACCACGTCTTCACGAAGACCAATGCCTACTCAACGCCATTCCTCGATCTGGAGCACGACAAGAAAAACGGCATAATCTACGACCACACAAGGACAGTGATACGCAAAAAGAACCGCGACGAGGAGTCGCTTTCTCTGCACAAGAGCCTTTTCCACAAGTTTCTGAAAAAGCTCATCTTCCGGTTCATCGATCAAGACAAAGATGACGAGCAAGTGACGCAGGGAAAGTTtaacaatagcaacaaCGAAATTGCTAACCATGAACCGATCTTTGAGAAGATCCCCGTCCATTCCGACAACCCATTGCAGAAGCTAATCCTGTCGGAGGACTTGGCGCTGGTGCCCGATCTAAACTACTATTTCAACCAGTACAATATTCACATAGAGGAGTTCAGAATAGAGACTGAGGACGGGTTCGTTATAGACCTATGGCACCTGGTGCCGAAGTACACCACGGTAGATTCCGAGAAGTCGAGTCAGAGGAAAAGGCCACCCATTTTGATGCTGCACGGTCTTCTACAAAGCAGCGGCTCGTTCGCATCCAACGGCCGGAAATCTTTGGCGTATTTCCTGTACCAGTCTGGTTACGATATTTGGTTGGGTAATAACAGATGCGGGTTCAAGCCGCAATGGAATGATGCGAAGCTATCGACCCCAGATTCCAAGTGGAACTGGGACCTTCGCGAAATGGTCAAGTATGATTTGACTCTGCTGATCGATACCGTTTTGGCCAAGACACAATATGAAAAGCTTACTTTGATCTCGCATTCCCAGGGCACCACGCAGGCGTTTATGGGCCTGgtcaatgaagatgagTTTTTCCCTCCCGGATCAGGGACTAAAGAGTCGTTCTTTACCTCGAAGATCGCCAACTATGTCGCGTTGGCCCCCGCAGTGTATCCAGGCCCCTtactaaaagaaaagttgtttttgaaactcaTGACGAAGGGAATCGACAATCCTTGGTTCTTCGGGGAAACATCTTTCTTCGAAATCATGATGATCGTGAGAAACCTGTGCATCGGTGAAAGcttgttttcctttgtgTGTTACACGATCTTCAACTACCTATTTGACTGGAACGATACCCTCTGGGATACCCCTTTGAGAGATCGtcatttcttgttttctccTGTGCATGTTTCGGTGAAATTGATGCAGTGGTGGCTGTCTCCTGACCCGAATAAGGTCAGTTTCAAGTTCGGCTCGCACAATATGTTCCCCRATAACGTGAAGTGGTTTTCAGGCGCATCGGCGACTCCAAATATTTACCTGTTCGTCCCCAAGCAAGATAGACTAGTGGATGGAGAAAGATTGATCAATCATTTCGTTAATGTCGAATCAAGTGTCAATTACAAGATCTGGTACATTGACGAGTATGCACACATTGATGTGCTGTGGGCACATGACGTCATCGAAAGAATCGGTAAACCAGTTTTACAGAATTTGAATAATTACTATTTCAATAAGGAGTCTAATGTCTTTGAAAGCGATTGTTCGGACACGGAGGTGGAGACGGAACTAGAAatggttgaagaaaaggctTGA
- the COX17 gene encoding copper metallochaperone COX17, with protein sequence MDKTDKCDKTEKCDKTDKCDKTDKCDKKQEQEQENRADEGDKPKPCCVCKPEKEERDTCILFNGQDSDKCKEFIDKYKECMKGYGFEVPSAN encoded by the coding sequence ATGGACAAAACTGACAAATGCGACAAAACTGAAAAGTGCGACAAGACTGACAAGTGCGACAAGACTGACAAGTGCgacaagaaacaagaacaagaacaagaaaaccGCGCGGACGAAGGCGACAAGCCCAAGCCATGCTGTGTTTGCAAGCCCGAGAAGGAGGAGCGTGACACCTGCATCTTGTTCAACGGACAGGACTCCGACAAGTGCAAGGAGTTCATCGACAAGTACAAGGAGTGCATGAAGGGCTACGGCTTCGAGGTCCCAAGCGCGAACTAG
- the SOF1 gene encoding rRNA-processing protein SOF1 yields the protein MKIKTIKRSSDDYVPVKSTQESQMPRNLNPELHPFERAREYTKALNATKLERMFAKPFVGQLGDGHRDGVYAIAKNYGSLNKLATGSADGVIKYWNMSTREEFVSFKAHYGLITGLCVTQPHFHDKKPDLKNQNFMLSCSDDKTVKLWSINVDDYSNKRSSDNDSVINEEGLVRTFDGESAFQGIDSHRVNSTFATGGAKIQLWDVNRVKPVSNLSWGADNITSVKFNQNETDILASTGSDNSIVLYDLRTNSPTQKIVQTMRTNAICWNPMEAFNFVIANEDHNAYYYDMRNLSRSLTVFKDHVSAVMDVDFSPTGDEIVTGSYDKSIRIYNTNHGHSREIYHTRRMQHVFQVKYSMDAKYIISGSDDGNVRLWRSKAWERSNVKTTREKNKLEYDEKLKERFRHMPEIKRISRHRHVPEVIKKAQEIKNIELSSIKRREVNERRTRKDMPFISERKKQIVGTVHKYEDTGRERKRRRDDNKRDAQEEQ from the coding sequence ATGAAGATCAAAACTATTAAAAGAAGTTCTGATGATTACGTTCCCGTCAAAAGCACACAGGAATCTCAAATGCCCAGGAATTTGAACCCTGAATTGCATCCTTTCGAAAGGGCTCGTGAATATACTAAGGCTTTGAATGCTACCAAGTTGGAAAGAATGTTCGCTAAACCCTTTGTAGGTCAGTTGGGGGACGGACACAGAGACGGTGTCTATGCTATTGCCAAGAACTATGGTAGTTTGAACAAACTGGCCACTGGTTCGGCAGATGGTGTCATTAAATACTGGAACATGTCCACTAGAGAAGAGtttgtttctttcaagGCTCATTATGGGCTCATTACCGGTCTTTGTGTCACGCAGCCTCATTTTCATGACAAGAAACCAGATctcaaaaaccaaaatttcaTGTTATCCTGTAGTGATGACAAGACCGTCAAACTATGGTCGATAAATGTTGACGATTATTCCAACAAGAGATCAAGCGATAACGATTCCGTGATCAATGAAGAGGGTTTGGTGCGTACTTTTGATGGTGAATCCGCATTTCAAGGTATTGATTCGCATAGGGTAAACTCTACATTTGCCACAGGTGGTGCCAAGATCCAACTTTGGGACGTCAATAGAGTAAAACCAGTTTCCAATTTGTCATGGGGGGCAGATAACATTACGAGTGTTAAGTTTAACCAAAATGAAACCGATATTTTGGCCAGTACTGGTAGTGACAATTCAATCGTTCTTTATGACTTAAGAACCAATTCCCCTACACAAAAGATCGTTCAAACCATGAGAACAAACGCTATTTGTTGGAACCCCATGGAAGCATTCAATTTCGTGATTGCGAATGAAGATCATAACGCTTACTACTACGACATGAGAAACTTATCGCGTTCATTGACTGTGTTTAAAGATCATGTTAGTGCGGTGATGGATGTCGATTTCTCCCCAACTGGTGACGAGATTGTCACTGGTTCATACGATAAGAGTATCAGAATTTATAACACCAACCATGGACATTCTAGAGAAATCTATCACACAAGGAGAATGCAGCATGTCTTCCAAGTCAAATACTCGATGGATGCTAAATATATTATCAGTGGATCTGATGACGGGAATGTTAGATTATGGAGAAGCAAGGCTTGGGAGAGATCGAATGTCAAGACTACAcgtgaaaagaataaattaGAATATgacgaaaaattgaaggaGAGGTTCAGACACATGCcagaaatcaaaagaatcaGTAGACACAGACACGTGCCAGAAGTCATTAAGAAGGCTCAAGAGATTAAGAACATTGAATTGAGTTCTATAAAGAGAAGGGAAGTGAACGAAAGACGTACCAGAAAGGACATGCCGTTTATCtctgaaagaaagaaacaaatcGTGGGCACAGTGCACAAATACGAAGACACGGGaagagaaaggaaaagaagaagggaTGACAATAAACGTGACGCTCAAGAAGAGCAGTGA